The following DNA comes from Micromonospora chokoriensis.
GGGGCATCGTGCATCGATCAACTCGCCTAGGGTGGTGGGCCAGCAAGCGCTCAGGCACACCACGATCGGGGAGACGATTCACCATGCGACTGAACCGCAGAACGGCACTCGGACTGGGCACTGTGGCCACCGCCGGGGCGGTGTTGGGCACCGCCGGCACGGCCGGCGCCGCCGAGAGCACCGAGGCCTCCCCGGCCACTCCCGCCCGTGCCGCCCGCCGGGTGGCCGCCGTCTTCGCCAAGCACAGCGTCGAGGCCGGCGGCAACTGGCAGGCGTACGTCAGCGTGGCCGACCCGGCCGGGTCACCGGTGGTCGCGGTGGAGGCCGACGCGGACCGGCGGATCGAGGCGTACAGCGTCAACAAGATCGCCGTCGCCACGGCGGTGCTGGACAAGGTCGACCGGGGGCTGCTCACCCTGGACCAGCAGGTCGAGGTGTCCGCGGCGATCGTCGTGCCCGGCGGTGACGGCATCTTCAGCCTGGACGGCGCGTACCCGAGCGTGGTGACCCTCGGGCACGTGCTGGCCAACCTGCTGACCGTCTCGGACGACACGGCGGTGCGGCTGTGCGGCCTGGTCGCCCCGGCCGCCGAGATCAACTCCATCCTGGTCGCCAAGGGTTTCCCGAACACCCAGGTCCAGCCGGTGGCCAACCCGAACCGGTTCTTCCTCGGCACCAGCACCCCCAGGGAGACGCACGACCTGCTGCGGGCCCTGGTCGCCGGCACGCTGCTCTCCCCCGCCTCGACCACGTACCTGTTGGGGCTCCTGCGGTCCCCGGTGGCGTTCACCGACGGCATCCGGCGCACCATGTCGTCGGACGACCGGGCGCGGATCGCCACCAAGGCCGGCTGGTTCGCCGACGCCCGGCACGAGGCCGGCGTGATCTTCGACCGTTCCGGGGCGGCGGTCCTCACGTACGCGCTCTTCGCCGACGGGCAGGCCAACCCGGAGGACTTCGGCGCCACCCACCCGGCGGTGCAGGCCCGGGCGGCCATGGGCCCGAAGTTCCTGGCCGCCGTGGACCGGCTCGCGGGCGTGGGCAGGACGTTCCGGATCACCGCCCGGCGCCCCAGCAACGGCGGCTGACCGCGATGCCGGGTCGGTCGCCGCTCGCGGTGACCGACCCGGCCTGGCGACCGCCGGGGCACGAGCCGGTCCGGGTGACTACCGTGTAGGGCGGACACGTCGGAGGGACGGCAATGGCACGAGCGCGGAGCACTGACGTCGAACGGTCACTCGGCCGGCGGATGCGGGGCGTGGCCGGGCTGGCCGCGCTCGCCGGCCTGGCCTGGGTCGCCCGGGATGTGCCGGCGGCGCTCGGCGGCCGGCTCAGCGGGGCCCGCGCCGAACGGGCGGCCCGCTCGCCCCAGTTCCGCGACGGCACCTTCCACAACCAGGCCGGCACCCGCACGATGGTCGCCGAGCCGGGCCGCAACCTGGTCCGCGAGCTGATCTTCGGTAAGCAGAAGCGACGCCCGACCACACCCGTGCCGCTGCTGCGCCCCAGCGCCCCGCCCGGGTCCGCCGACGCCTCCGACGAGCTGAACATCGTCTGGTACGGGCACGCCTCGACGCTGATCGAGATCGAGGGCCGCCGGGTGCTGCTCGACCCGGTGTGGAGCGAGCGGTGCTCCCCCTCCGGGCTGGTGGGTCCTCGCCGGCTGCACGGGCCACCGGTGGGCATCGACGAGCTGCCGCCGCTGGACGCCATCCTGATCTCGCACGACCACTACGACCACCTCGACATGGCCACCGTGCGGGCGCTGCTCGCCGGGCAGTCCGCGCCGTTCCTGGTGCCGCTCGGGGTGGGGGCGCACCTGGACCGCTGGGGCGTACCCGCCGAACGGATCATCGAACTGGACTGGTCCGAGTCGCACCGGGTCGCCGGGCTGGAGATCACGGCGACCGCCGCCCAGCACTTCTCCGGCCGGGGGCTGCGCCGCGACGGCACGCTCTGGAGCTCCTGGGTGGTGGCCGGGGCCCGCCGCAAGGTCTTCTACACCGGTGACTCGGGTTACTTCGACGGGTACGCGGCGATCGGCGCCGAACACGGGCCGTTCGACGTGACGCTGATGCAGATCGGCGCGTACGACCGGGCCTGGCCGACCATCCACATGTTCCCCGAGGAGGCGGTCGACGCCCACGTCGACCTGCGCGGCGGGCTGTTCGTCCCGGTGCACTGGGCGACGTTCAACCTGGCCCTGCACGACTGGTCCGAGCCGGTCGACCGGCTGTGGGCCGAGGCGAAGGCCCGCGACGTACGGCTCGCTGTGCCTCGCCCGGGTGAGCGGGTGGTGGTCGACGAGCCGCCCGCCGTCGACGGCTGGTGGCAGGCCGTCGCCTGAGACAGCCCGCCCCGCCGACGCCCTGGCCCTGAGCCGTCCGGCCCGGGTCTCGCGGGTCAGAGCACGAAGGCGTCGGTCCAGAGGGCGCCGGAGCGGCCGGAGAGCGCGTCCAGCATGGCCACCGCCTGCCCGTCGGTGAGCTGCGCGACGAAGTCCACGATGGCGCGCCCCCGGGCGCGGCCGATCCGGTCCGGGATGCGCGGGTGCAGCTCGGCCTCGGCCAACTCGACGAGGTCGTGCAGTCGGCGGGGCAGCCGTGACTCCTCCTCCGGGTCGAGCAGCCACTCCCAGAGCGCCTCGACCAGGGTGCCCAGCAGGCGGGCCTGGCCGCGCTGGTGCAGGGCGAGGTCCGGGCGGGCCAGGACGAACCGGTGGTGGACGAACTTGAGCACCTGCACCTCGTGCCACTGCGCGCAGCCCAGCAGCACGTACCCGGAGCGCACCGACGGCTGGTCCGTCACGGTGATGGCCTCGACGAAGCGGGTGGACCAGCGGGCGGAGAACCGCGCCACGTACTGCTCGGCCTCGATCGAGCCGTCGAACGGCATCGCCAGCAGCCCGTCGACCAACTCCTCGCGGACGTGCTCGACGGCGGCGGCGAACGCGTCGTCGTCGGCGATCCAGGCGTCCTTGCGGTGCAGTTGCCGCCGCAACCGCTCGATCGCCGCCCCGGGCCGCCGCGCCGACGTGGCCAGCGCCGCGTCGGTGATCGCCCGGAAGTGCCCACTCTCGCGCTGCCACGCCATCAGCTCGGCAGAGACCGAACCCTGTTGGAGCACACCGACCCGGTAGAAGTCCTCCACGTCGTGGATGGCGTACGCGATGTCGTCGGCGGTGTCCATCACCGACGCCTCCACGGTCTGCTGCCACTCCGGGATGCGGCCGGCGAACGGCTCCCGGGCCTGGCGCAGGTCGTCGAGTTCCGTCCGGTACGCGCCGAACTTCGACGAGCCGCTCTCCGGGTCGTCCGGCGGCGGGGTGGCCCCGCGCGGCGGCGGGTCCATCGTGCGGGGGTGCGGGTCGGGATGGTCCAGCCGGGTCCACGGGTACTTCAGCATCGCCGCGCGGACCGCGGCGGTCAGGTCCAGCCCGGTGGTGGCCGCGCCGCGGATCTCGGTGCTGGTGACGATCCGGTACGACTGGGCGTTGCCCTCGAAACCGTCGGCCAGGCCGAGGCGCTGCCGGGCCAGCCGGTCCAGCACCCGCTCCCCCAGGTGCCCGAACGGCGGGTGACCGAGGTCGTGGGCGAGCGCCGCCGCCTCCACCACGTCGGGGTCGAGGCCACCGAGCTTGTCCAGCAGGTCACACCACCGGTCGTCGGCCGTCAGCCGCTCGGCGATGGCCCGGGCCACCTGGGCGACCTTGAGGCTGTGGGTGAGCCGGTTGTGCACCAGCAGCCCGGAGCCGACCGGGCTGATCACCTGGGTGACACCGCCGAGGCGGGCGAAGAACGGTGAGCCGACGATCCGGTCCCGGTCGGCGCGGAACGGGTTGGCCGTCAGGTCACCGAGGGCTCGGGCGCTGCCGCCGAAGAGCCGCCGGGCGCGCGGCTCCGCAGGTGTTTCCATGATCGCCACGCTAGCGCAGGCCGGAAGGGACCGCCGCCGGGTCACCCGGGCGGGCGCGGCGGTTCGGTCTGCCGCCCCGGCCGGGCGCGGCGACAGCGACCGGGGCCGCCCGGCAGAATGCAACCGGTACCCACTCCCGAAGGCGGATCGAGATCGTGACCCAGTCTGTTCATCAGCGGATCGCCGACGAGCTCGGCGTGGCCGAGCGTCAGGTGCGGGCGGCCGTGGAGCTGCTCGACGGCGGCGCCACAGTGCCGTTCATCGCCCGCTACCGCAAGGAGGCCACCGGCCTGCTCGACGACACCCAGCTGCGCACCCTGGAGGAGCGGCTGCGCTACCTGCGCGAGCTGGACGAGCGGCGGGCCGCGGTGCTGGAGTCGATCCGCACCCAGGGCAAGCTCGACGAGGCCCTGGAAGCGCAGATCATGGCCGCCGACTCGAAGTCCCGGCTGGAGGACATCTACCTGCCGTACAAGCCCAAGCGGCGGACCCGGGCGCAGATCGCCCGCGAGGCCGGGTTGGCCCCGCTGGCCGAGTCGCTGCTGGCCGACCCCAGCCAGGACCCGCGGGCCACCGCCGCCGGGTTCGTCGACGAGGACAAGGGTGTCGCGGACGTCGCCGCCGCGCTGGAGGGCGCGCGGGCGATCCTCATCGAGACCTTCGCGGAGGACGCCGACCTGATCGGCACGCTCCGCGAGCAGATGTGGTCGCGGGGCCGCCTCGTTTCCCGGGTACGCGACGGCCAGGAGACGGCCGGCGCGAAGTTCGCCGACTACTTCGACTTCTCCGAGCCGTACCCGAAGCTGCCCTCACACCGGATCCTGGCCATGTTCCGGGGCGAGAAGGAGGGCGTGCTCGACCTGACCATGGATCCGGAGGAGGCCGGCGACGCCGACGCCGTACCGACCGGACCCAGCCGGTACGAGGCGGCCATCGCCGGACGGTTCGGGGTGTCCGACGCCGGTCGTCCGGCGGACCGCTGGCTGACCGACACCGTGCGGTGGGCGTGGCGCACCCGCATCCTCATCCACCTCGGCGCGGACCTGCGGTTGCGGTTGTGGCAGGCGGCCGAGGAGGAGGCGGTACGGGTCTTCGCGACGAACCTGCGGGACCTGCTGCTGGCCGCGCCGGCCGGCACCCGGCCCACCATGGGTCTCGACCCGGGCCTGCGGACCGGCGTGAAGGTGGCTGTGGTGGACGCCACCGGCAAGGTGCTCGCCACCGACACCATCTACCCGCACGAGCCCCGTCGGCAGTGGGACGCGTCGATCGAGACCCTGGCCCGGCTGGCCGGGGCGCACGGGGTGGAGCTGGTGGCAATCGGCAACGGCACCGCCTCGCGGGAGACCGACAAGCTGGCCGGCGACCTGATCAAGAAGTATCCGCAGCTCAACCTGACCAAGGTGATGGTCTCCGAGGCGGGCGCGTCGGTCTACTCCGCGTCCGCGTACGCCTCGCAGGAGCTGCCCGGGATGGACGTGTCGCTGCGCGGCGCGGTCTCCATCGCCCGGCGGCTCCAGGACCCGCTCGCCGAACTGGTCAAGATTGACCCGCGGTCGATCGGAGTGGGGCAGTACCAGCACGACCTGTCCGAGGCGAAGCTGTCCCGGTCGCTGGACGCGGTCGTGGAGGACTGCGTCAACGCCGTCGGGGTGGACGTCAACACCGCGTCCGCGCCGCTGCTGACCCGGGTCTCCGGGATCGGGGCCGGGTTGGCCGAGAACATCGTGCTGCACCGGGACGCCAACGGGCCGTTCCGGTCGCGCTCCGAGCTGAAGAAGGTGGCACGGCTCGGCCCGAAGGCGTTCGAGCAGTGCGCCGGCTTCCTGCGTATCCCCGACGGCGACGATCCGCTGGATTCGTCGAGCGTGCACCCGGAGGCGTACCCGGTGGTGCGCCGGATCCTCACCAGCACCGGTCAGGACCTGCGCTCGGTGATCGGCAGGAGCGGGATCCTGCGCGGCCTGCGGGCCACCGACTTCGTCGACGAGCGGTTCGGTCTGCCCACCGTCACCGACATCCTCGCCGAGTTGGAGAAGCCGGGCCGCGACCCTCGGCCGGAGTTCCGCACCGCCACCTTCGTCGAGGGCGTGGAGAAGATCAGCGACCTGACGCCCGGCATGGTGCTCGAAGGCGTGGTCACCAACGTGGCCGCGTTCGGCGCGTTCGTCGACGTCGGGGTGCACCAGGACGGGCTGGTGCACGTCTCGGCCATGTCCCGGACCTTCGTTAAGGACCCCCGCGAGGTGGTGAAGTCCGGTGACGTGGTCAAGGTCCGGGTGCTCGACGTGGACGTACCCCGCAAGCGCATCTCGTTGACCCTGCGCCTGGAGGACGAACCCGCCGTCACCGGTGGTGGTGGCCGGACGAGCCAGGAGGGTCGCGGCGGCCCGGCGCAGCGCGGACCGCAGGGTGGTCGTGGCGGTCAGCAGGGCGGACGTGGTCCGCAGGACCAGCGCGGCGGCCAGGGTCGACGCGGCGGTCAGCCACAGGGTCGCGGCGGTCAGCAGCAGGGTCGCGGCGGCGGTCCGGCTCCGGCCAACGACGCGATGGCCGAGGCTCTGCGCCGCGCCGGGCTGGCCTGACGGGTCAGCCTTCCCCGGAGGCCGTCGGCCCTGCGACGCTCCCGGCCCCTCGATCACGTGGTTGCGTGATCGAGGGGCCGTGTGGCCGAGGCCGAGTGACCCGGGGGTCGACGGGGGTGACGGGCCCTTTGGAGCTGATGCCGTTAACGAATCGCGGGAGTGGTCACGATTGATCGCCGTCTTGATTGCGGTTCGTCGCCGGCTTGATTGCGGTTGATCGTGGTTGGGTCGCCGGCTTGGCCGCGGTTGTTCGCCAGCTTGGCCGCGGTTGGCCACCGGCTCGGCCGCGGTTGGCCGCCAGCTCGGCCGCCGGTTGATGTCACAGACGATTCAGCTCCATAGGGCGACCACAGCGGACCCGGGGGGCAAGCGCGACCAGTGCGGCGGGCGGGTGAAAAAATCGGCTCGTGTGCACGCGGGGTCCGGGGCGATGATCTCACGGTGAATATGCACGCGGATCAGGTCGACGTGGCGGTGGACGTGGTCGCCGCGCTGGTGGCCGAGCAGTTTCCCCGGTGGCGGGGCCTGCCGGTGCGGCCACTCCCCTCGACCGGCACGGTGAACGCCCTGTTCCGGCTCGGCGCGGAGGTCGTGCTGCGGTTCCCGCTGCGGCCGAACGCCTCTCCGGATCTGCGCGGCGAGCTACGACGGGAGCAGGAGCACGCGCGGATGCTCGCCGCGCGGATGCCGGTCGCGGTGCCCGAACCGCTCGGGCTCGGTGAGCCGGGCGACGGATATCCGGGGTCGTGGGCGGCGTACCGGTTCATCCCCGGGGAGACGGCCGAGCGGGACCGGATCGGCGACCTGGACGGCTTCGCCCGTGACCTGGCCGGCGTCGTGACCGCCCTTTGTGGCATCGACACCGGCGGTCGGGTGTGGTCCGGGTCGGGTCGGGGTGGACCCCTGGCCGACCAGGATGCCGATGTGCGGGCCGCGCTGGCCGCCAGCGACGCACTCACCGACACCGGCGCGCTCGCCGCGGTCTGGAACCGGTGCCGGCACGCGCGCCGCGACGATCCCGCCGACAGGTGGATCCACGCCGATCTGATGCCGGGCAACCTGCTGGTCCGCGACGGTCGGCTGGCCGCGGTCATCGACCTGGAGACGGTCTGCGTGGGCGACCCGGCGGTGGACCTCATGCCGGCGTGGAACCTGCTCGACGCCGGGTCCCGGGAGACGTACCGGCGGGCGTTGGGCGTGGACGACGCGACCTGGGAGCGCGGGCGCGGCTGGGCGCTGGTGCAGGCGATCAACGCGCTGCCGTACTACGTCGAGACCAACCCGGTGATGGCCGCGATCGCCCGGCGCACACTGCGGGCCGTCCTCGAGTAGGCCCGTCGCGTACCGTCGACGTCGTGACTGAGCCGGACGGCCGGACGTGGCGGGACCAGCAGCGGCAGGCGGTGCGCGCGCACGCCGACGCGGACGCGCGGCGGCGGGCCGCCGAGCAGGCCGAGGCGGCGACGCTGGTGGCCTGGTTCGTGGCCGAGGCGACCCGGCGCGGGCTGCCTCCCACCCGCCTGGTCGCCCGCGGTTACGACGGCCGCGGGCGCTACCGGACCAGGCTGACCGGGTGGTACGTCGACCGGGCCGAGACCCGGGCCGTGGACGTGGACGGCCGGTTCCACCTGTTGCACGTGCCGGGCGGCCTGCGGGCCCGCCTGTTCGGCGCCGAGCCGCAGCCCAGCCCGGCGCCGCTGGTCGTCGGTGCCGGTGGCCGCGACGGCGAGTCGATCCCGTTGCGGACGCTGCTCAGCCGCCTGTTGGACGACCCGGCCATCGGCGGGTAACGCCCACCACCCGCGCGCCGGGCAGGCAGCCCACGCCAGGTTGAACGATCACCAGTAGTAGCTGAGGCACCCTTTCACCTGGCGTTACTACTCTCCGAAGCCTCTTCGTCACCATGGTCCGACCGGTCAGTTCTTCCCCTCCCGACTGGCCGACGCATGCCTGCCGCTCGGGCGGTTAGCCGCCGAGCCTGCACAACGCCGCCGAATTGGCCGTGTCCGACTACGGGGTTTCGGGGTTGATCGGGGGAATGCGGACCCCGTGTCGCTATTCGCCTTCGACACGCCGTCTATCCCTGATATGACAAATGCGTACGTTTTGTGTAGGTCACGTGGGAGGTCGCAACGTGCCAGTGCCTGGTGGTCTCGTGGATGCTGATCTGCCCCTGCGCCGACGCAGCCCGGAGCGGAGCAAGCGAATCATCGACGTGGTCGTGGCGGCGGTCGTTCTGATCCTGGCCACGCCAGTGTTGGTCATGGTGGCGGCCCTGGTCGCGATTGGTCTCGGACGGCCGGTGCTGTTCCGCCAGTGCCGCGCCGGGCTGCACGGACAGCCCTTCGAACTGGTCAAGTTCCGCACCATGCGGCCACCCAACCTGAAGCTCGGTCTGCTCGGCGACAGCGACCGGCTCACCCCACTCGGGCGTTGGTTGCGCGCCACCAGCCTGGACGAGTTGCCGACGCTCTGGAACGTCCTACGGGGCGACATGAGCCTGGTCGGCCCACGACCGCTCCTTCCCGAGTACCTCAGCCGCTACTCCCCCCACCAGGCCCGCCGGCACGAGGTACGTCCTGGTGTCACCGGCCTGGCCCAGGTGCGCGGGCGCAACAGCCTGAGCTGGGAGGAGAAGCTGGACTTCGACGTGCGGTACGTGGACAGCCACAACCTCCGTGGCGACCTGACGATCGTCGCCGCGACCGTGCGGACGGTACTGCGCCGCGAGGGAATCTCCGCGGCCGGGTCCGTCACGGCGCCCGAGTTCCTCGGTACGCCCGGCTGGTCGTCGCCACACACCGAACCCCACCCGGTGACCACACGCTCGGGCGGTGCCCGATGAGTCAGACGGTGTATCTGTCGCCGCCGGACGTCGGGCCGCTGGAGGAGTCGTACCTGGTGGCGGCTCTGCGCTCCGGCTGGGTAGCCCCGGTGGGCCCCGACCTGCAGGCATTCGAGCGCGACGTCGCCGAACGGGTCGGCACGGGCGGCGCCGTCGCCGTCAACTCCGGCACCGCCGCCCTGCACCTGGCACTACTCGGCGTTGGCGTGGGCCCCGGCGACGCGGTCATCGTGCCCACCCTCACCTTCATCGCCACCGCCAACGCGGTCCGTTACATCGGGGCCCGGCCGATCTTCGTCGACTGTGAACCCCGAACCGGCAATGTCGACGTCGACCTGGTCGACGAGGTGGTGCGGCGCCTGCGGTCCCGGGGGGAGCGGGTCGGCGCCGTCGTGCCGGTGGACATGTTCGGCAGCTGCGCCGACTACAGCCGACTGACGCCGGTCTGCGCCGACGCCGGGATCCCGCTGGTCGAGGATGCCGCGGAGGCGCTCGGCGCTCGGCATCGAGGGCGTCCCGCCGGGTCCTTCGGACAGGTCGGGGCACTCTCCTTCAACGGCAACAAGATCATGACCACGTCCGGCGGTGGGATGCTCGTCTCCGACGACGCGGCCCTGCTGGCCCGGGCTCGCCACCTCGCCACGCAGGCGCGGGAACCGACACCGCACTACGAGCACCGCGAGACCGGCTACAACTATCGGCTGAGCAACCTCCTGGCCGCGCTCGGCCGCGCCCAGCTCGTCCGGCTGGACGGGATGATCGCCCGACGCCGCCACCTCCGCGACCAGTACGCCAAGGTGTTCGCACCGGTGCCTGGGGTCGAACTGGTCGGCCTCGACGACACCGACTCGAACTGCTGGCTCACCGTCATCACCGTCGACGAGGAGCAGTGCGGCTGGCAGGCCGCCGACCTGGCGGCGTACCTGGCCACCCGCAGCATCGAGACGCGGCCGGTCTGGAACCCGATGCACCGTCAACCCGTCTTCGTCGGCGCCGACAGTCTGCTCACCGGAGCCGCCGACCGGCTCTTCACCCACGGACTCACCCTGCCCAGTGGCAGCGCGCTCACCGAACGGCAGGTCGGACGGGTGTTCGAGGCGATCGACGACTTCCTCGGTGGGCATCGAGCGGGGCGACCGGCATGACGATTCCACTGGTGATCGTCGGTTGCGGCGGCCACGGACGCGAGGTGCTGAGCATCGCCCGCGCGATGAACTCCGCTTCGGGCGCACCCCGCTGGCTCCTGCTCGGCTTCGTCGACGACCGGCCCAGCGAGACGAACCTCAAACGGGTGCAGCAACTGGACGTGCCCTACCTCGGTGGGCTGCCGTGGCTGCGCGAAGCCCCGGCGGACACCCATCACGTCATCGGTATCGGGGACCCCCGGATACGACGTGCGGTGGCCCAGCGCGTCGACGCCTACGGCACGCCGGCGACCAGCCTCGTCCACCCGGCGGCGACGATCGGCCCGGACACGCGACACGGCCCCGGTTT
Coding sequences within:
- a CDS encoding serine hydrolase, which translates into the protein MRLNRRTALGLGTVATAGAVLGTAGTAGAAESTEASPATPARAARRVAAVFAKHSVEAGGNWQAYVSVADPAGSPVVAVEADADRRIEAYSVNKIAVATAVLDKVDRGLLTLDQQVEVSAAIVVPGGDGIFSLDGAYPSVVTLGHVLANLLTVSDDTAVRLCGLVAPAAEINSILVAKGFPNTQVQPVANPNRFFLGTSTPRETHDLLRALVAGTLLSPASTTYLLGLLRSPVAFTDGIRRTMSSDDRARIATKAGWFADARHEAGVIFDRSGAAVLTYALFADGQANPEDFGATHPAVQARAAMGPKFLAAVDRLAGVGRTFRITARRPSNGG
- a CDS encoding deoxyguanosinetriphosphate triphosphohydrolase family protein; amino-acid sequence: METPAEPRARRLFGGSARALGDLTANPFRADRDRIVGSPFFARLGGVTQVISPVGSGLLVHNRLTHSLKVAQVARAIAERLTADDRWCDLLDKLGGLDPDVVEAAALAHDLGHPPFGHLGERVLDRLARQRLGLADGFEGNAQSYRIVTSTEIRGAATTGLDLTAAVRAAMLKYPWTRLDHPDPHPRTMDPPPRGATPPPDDPESGSSKFGAYRTELDDLRQAREPFAGRIPEWQQTVEASVMDTADDIAYAIHDVEDFYRVGVLQQGSVSAELMAWQRESGHFRAITDAALATSARRPGAAIERLRRQLHRKDAWIADDDAFAAAVEHVREELVDGLLAMPFDGSIEAEQYVARFSARWSTRFVEAITVTDQPSVRSGYVLLGCAQWHEVQVLKFVHHRFVLARPDLALHQRGQARLLGTLVEALWEWLLDPEEESRLPRRLHDLVELAEAELHPRIPDRIGRARGRAIVDFVAQLTDGQAVAMLDALSGRSGALWTDAFVL
- a CDS encoding aminoglycoside phosphotransferase family protein codes for the protein MHADQVDVAVDVVAALVAEQFPRWRGLPVRPLPSTGTVNALFRLGAEVVLRFPLRPNASPDLRGELRREQEHARMLAARMPVAVPEPLGLGEPGDGYPGSWAAYRFIPGETAERDRIGDLDGFARDLAGVVTALCGIDTGGRVWSGSGRGGPLADQDADVRAALAASDALTDTGALAAVWNRCRHARRDDPADRWIHADLMPGNLLVRDGRLAAVIDLETVCVGDPAVDLMPAWNLLDAGSRETYRRALGVDDATWERGRGWALVQAINALPYYVETNPVMAAIARRTLRAVLE
- a CDS encoding MBL fold metallo-hydrolase; the protein is MARARSTDVERSLGRRMRGVAGLAALAGLAWVARDVPAALGGRLSGARAERAARSPQFRDGTFHNQAGTRTMVAEPGRNLVRELIFGKQKRRPTTPVPLLRPSAPPGSADASDELNIVWYGHASTLIEIEGRRVLLDPVWSERCSPSGLVGPRRLHGPPVGIDELPPLDAILISHDHYDHLDMATVRALLAGQSAPFLVPLGVGAHLDRWGVPAERIIELDWSESHRVAGLEITATAAQHFSGRGLRRDGTLWSSWVVAGARRKVFYTGDSGYFDGYAAIGAEHGPFDVTLMQIGAYDRAWPTIHMFPEEAVDAHVDLRGGLFVPVHWATFNLALHDWSEPVDRLWAEAKARDVRLAVPRPGERVVVDEPPAVDGWWQAVA
- a CDS encoding DegT/DnrJ/EryC1/StrS family aminotransferase, with product MSQTVYLSPPDVGPLEESYLVAALRSGWVAPVGPDLQAFERDVAERVGTGGAVAVNSGTAALHLALLGVGVGPGDAVIVPTLTFIATANAVRYIGARPIFVDCEPRTGNVDVDLVDEVVRRLRSRGERVGAVVPVDMFGSCADYSRLTPVCADAGIPLVEDAAEALGARHRGRPAGSFGQVGALSFNGNKIMTTSGGGMLVSDDAALLARARHLATQAREPTPHYEHRETGYNYRLSNLLAALGRAQLVRLDGMIARRRHLRDQYAKVFAPVPGVELVGLDDTDSNCWLTVITVDEEQCGWQAADLAAYLATRSIETRPVWNPMHRQPVFVGADSLLTGAADRLFTHGLTLPSGSALTERQVGRVFEAIDDFLGGHRAGRPA
- a CDS encoding Tex family protein is translated as MTQSVHQRIADELGVAERQVRAAVELLDGGATVPFIARYRKEATGLLDDTQLRTLEERLRYLRELDERRAAVLESIRTQGKLDEALEAQIMAADSKSRLEDIYLPYKPKRRTRAQIAREAGLAPLAESLLADPSQDPRATAAGFVDEDKGVADVAAALEGARAILIETFAEDADLIGTLREQMWSRGRLVSRVRDGQETAGAKFADYFDFSEPYPKLPSHRILAMFRGEKEGVLDLTMDPEEAGDADAVPTGPSRYEAAIAGRFGVSDAGRPADRWLTDTVRWAWRTRILIHLGADLRLRLWQAAEEEAVRVFATNLRDLLLAAPAGTRPTMGLDPGLRTGVKVAVVDATGKVLATDTIYPHEPRRQWDASIETLARLAGAHGVELVAIGNGTASRETDKLAGDLIKKYPQLNLTKVMVSEAGASVYSASAYASQELPGMDVSLRGAVSIARRLQDPLAELVKIDPRSIGVGQYQHDLSEAKLSRSLDAVVEDCVNAVGVDVNTASAPLLTRVSGIGAGLAENIVLHRDANGPFRSRSELKKVARLGPKAFEQCAGFLRIPDGDDPLDSSSVHPEAYPVVRRILTSTGQDLRSVIGRSGILRGLRATDFVDERFGLPTVTDILAELEKPGRDPRPEFRTATFVEGVEKISDLTPGMVLEGVVTNVAAFGAFVDVGVHQDGLVHVSAMSRTFVKDPREVVKSGDVVKVRVLDVDVPRKRISLTLRLEDEPAVTGGGGRTSQEGRGGPAQRGPQGGRGGQQGGRGPQDQRGGQGRRGGQPQGRGGQQQGRGGGPAPANDAMAEALRRAGLA
- a CDS encoding acetyltransferase, which encodes MTIPLVIVGCGGHGREVLSIARAMNSASGAPRWLLLGFVDDRPSETNLKRVQQLDVPYLGGLPWLREAPADTHHVIGIGDPRIRRAVAQRVDAYGTPATSLVHPAATIGPDTRHGPGFVAFAGARVTTNVTIGRHVHLNQNVTVGHDSTLADFVAVNPLAAVSGDCQLGEAVLIGTTAAVLQGLRVGRDATVGAGACVTRDVPAAAVVKGVPAR
- a CDS encoding sugar transferase → MDADLPLRRRSPERSKRIIDVVVAAVVLILATPVLVMVAALVAIGLGRPVLFRQCRAGLHGQPFELVKFRTMRPPNLKLGLLGDSDRLTPLGRWLRATSLDELPTLWNVLRGDMSLVGPRPLLPEYLSRYSPHQARRHEVRPGVTGLAQVRGRNSLSWEEKLDFDVRYVDSHNLRGDLTIVAATVRTVLRREGISAAGSVTAPEFLGTPGWSSPHTEPHPVTTRSGGAR